From Streptomyces sp. SCSIO 75703:
GCCCGTGGCGGGGCGTCAGCCGCCGCCCGTGACTTCGGTGATCTTGTCCGTGATGGCGTTGTAGATCGACTGGCCGATGTCCGTGCCCGTGATGGCCAGGACGATGGCGACGACCACGGCGATGATGCCCAGGTACTCCACCGCCGTCTGGCCCCGGTCGTCGTGGGCCGTGCGGGGGTGCAGGTGGGCGGCGATGGTGCGGAGCCAGTTGGTCATGGTGTTCCCCTCCCGGGTGGCCGGTGCCGCTGTCGGTGGCTGGACGGTACGGCGGGACACGCCGGGCGGTGGAGGGCCCGTGGGCCCAAATCCGGGCCCAAAACCCGGGCTCGGGCGTGTCGTTCGTCGTCCCCTCGGTCATCGCGGGTCACCGTCCGGTGCCGTGCCGAGCCACTTGGCGGTTGCCTCGGACCGGCGGGTGCTGTGGAGCTTGGCGAAGATGCGGTTGATGTGGTTCTTGACCGTCTTCTCACTGATGAAACAGGCGGCGGCGATCTGCTGGTTGGTCATTCCGGATGCGATGAGGTCCATGATCTCCACCTCCCTGCTGCTCAGTCGGTAGCCGGACCGGTCGGGAGCGGTCGACGTCGACTGTCTCACGGGGAGTTGCAAGTGCGAAAGCCGTTTGAGGGAATTTCCCCAATCTCGCTGTGGCGACAGGCTTGTTGGGGGTATAGGGGCGTGTGCAGTCGCACTGTCCAGGCCCAGGGTGTCCGGCGGGGGCGTGTCCGGGGGCGGGCTCTGCCGCACGTGGGCGAGGAGGGCTTGCGCCGCCGTCGGGGTGAAGTGGGCGCGGCCGTGCCGCACGTCCCGTACCGCCGTGACGAGGGCGTCGGCGGTGAACTCACCGTGGACCAGGCAGCCCCCCCGCTCCGCGTCTCAGCGCCTCCCGGACGCTCTCCGACTCCCCGCTGTACGTCAGCATCATCACCGGTGCGATGCCCACCAGGTACGGGAGCGCCGCGATGCCGTCGACGACGGGCATGCGGACGTCCAGCAGGGCCACGTCGGGACGGTGGTGGTAGGTCGCCTCGCACGCCTCACGGCCGTCGGCGGCCTCGGCGACGACCGTGATGTCCGTCCGCCCGGAGAGCAGGGCGGTCAGGCCGGCGCGCACGACGAGGTTGTCGTCGGCCACGACGACCCGCAGCGCCTCCGCCCCCGCGGCCGGCGAAAAGGCATGGGGGCGGGGGTGGGGTGGGACGCGGCCCGGGTGTGGCGCGTGGTGTCGTCCCGCATCGGCGGGCCTCCTCTCGTCAGACGATCGTGGTAGCGGGGGCTCCACCGGCCAGGGGCAGGTCCACCCGCACCTCCGTGCCGGTGACCTGGCCGCCGCGGCCGATGCGGATGCGGGCGCCGAGGGACGCGGCGCGTTCGACCATGCCGACCAGGCCGAAGTGGCCGGCCTGGCGCAGGCGCGTGAGCGTCGTACCGGGCGGCAGGCCGCGGCCGTCGTCGTGCACGCTGACGCGCAGGTGGTCGCCGTGCATCCCGGCCCGGACGGCTCACCGCCTTCTGCCGACACGGCACGCCCCCGCGACACGCCCGGCTTGCCGAGACGGGGCCGCCGTGCCGACACGCCCTTCTTCCGCCACCTGGCCGACACGCCCGACCCACCCGGTTTCCCGCACTCCTCCGACACCCCGTACGCCCCCGGCCCGGGCACAGGAACGGGTAGCGCCCCCCATCCGGTCACCAGGGCACGGCCCGTCACAGGGACACCCCCGGCCCCCGTCATCGCGCGCCCGGACCGCCTCCGCGCGTCGCCGCGCCTCGTCTCCCGGCGTGCGGCGCGCCCCGCCCCCGGAACCACCGTCGCCATCACGCTGCCCCCTACTCCCCCGTGAGCGTGCCGAAGTCCGTGCCGGAGCCCAGGATCAGGCCGGCGCCGAGCAGGATCATCGTGGCCGGAACCATGAAGGTGGTGATCATCATCGTGGCCTTGGGCACCGCGCGGGCGGCCTTGCGTCGGGCGTTCTGGGCGTCGGTGCGGCGCATGTCGCGGGCCAGGGCGACCAGGGTGTCGACGATGGGGGCGCCCAGTTCCTCGCCCTGCTGGAGGGCGGTCACGAACATGGCGACCTGCTCGGAGTCGTTACGGCGACGCAGTTCCGCGAAGGCCTGGCGGCGGCTCATGCCGAGGTCCATCTGCCGCAGGGTGATGCGCAGTTCGTCGGCCCAGGGGCCCTCGTAGTGCGTGGCGACGCGGTCCAGGGCCTGGCGGAAGCCGAGCCCGGCACCGACCACGACGGCGAGGACGTCGAGGAAGTCGGGCAGCGTGCGTTCGATGACGTCCCGCCGGACGCGGATCGCCGACCGGATGCCGACCTCGGTCCAGAAGGCGCCGAAGGCCAGCAGCAGGAGCGCGACGAGGAACTGCCCGCGCAGCAGGAAGACGAGGAAGCCGAGCCCGCCGAGGAAGCCGTAGACCGCGCGGCGCGCGGCGTAACGGTCGATGGTGAGGCCGCCGGGGTTGCCCGCGAGGTCGATGCGGCGGCGGTACTTGGCGACCTGGCGGGGGCCCATGAGGCGCAGCACCGCGGGGGCGTAGCGCATGCCCATGCGGTCGATCAGCGAGCCGACGGCGCCGGTGCGGGTGGAGCCGACCTCCAGGGCGAGGGCGAGGTCGTCGGGGAGCTTGGCGTCGGCCCGGTACATGCGGATGCCGGCGAAGGCGCCCCACACGCCGAGGCCCATCAGCAGGGCGAGCAGAAGTCCCATGCGCGTCTCCTCCCTCCTTCTCTGGCTGTCGTGCCTAGACGTCGATGCGGGACAGGCGGCGGATGAGGACGAAGCCGACGGCGTAGAGGCCGAAGGCGACGATCACGGCCGCCTGGCCGGCCGGTGAGCCGGTCATGCGTTCCAGGGCGCCGTCCTTGACGCCGTTCATCAGGAACAACGAGCCGACGCCCAGGAGGGGGACGGCGTAGGAGGTCATGTTCACCTGCGAGAGCTGGGTGCGGACCTCGCGGCGGGTCTCCTTGCGCTCCTCCAGCGTGTCGGTGAGGTTGCGCAGCGCGCCGACCACCTGGCCGCCGGCCCGGTTGGACAGGACGAGGGTGGTGACGAGGACGACGAGTTCGCGGGAGGGGAGGCGTTCGGCGAGCTCGCCGAGGGCGTCCTCCATGGAGGCGCCGAGGGCGAGTTGGTCGGCGACCTTGCCGAGTTCCTCGCCGGCGGGGGCCTCCAGTTCCTCGGCGGCCATGCCGATGGCGGTGCGCAGGGCGAGGCCGGCCTGGGTGGCGTTGGCGAGGATGCGGGCGAGTTCGGGGAGTTGGGCGATGAAGCGTTCGATGCGGCGGCGGCGCTGCCAGTCCAGGAACTGCAGTGCCGCCCAGAGGCCGAGCAGCCCGGCGAGGGGGCCGAAGAAGGGGGCCAGGGCCGCCTGCCCCACCAGCCAGAGGCCGGCCACGGTGGCCAGCAGGGCGACGGTGAACTCGCCCGGCGTGATGTCGAGTCCCGTCGCGGCGAGCCGGCGTTCCAGCCCGCGGCCGGGCCGCGTGCGCCGCAGCCGGCGGTCGAGGCCGGGGAAGTGGCGCCGCCGGCCCGGCGGCGGCGGATGCCCGGAGGCGGAGAGGCGTTCGACGAGTGCCTGCCGCTGGGCCCGTCCGGCGGCGTAGGAGTGCACGCCGACGACGGCCAGGACGCAGGTCAGCAGCGTGATGCCGGTGGTGAGCGTGACGAGCGTTTCCAGTTCCATCGGGTGTCCTACCTGGCTTCTCGGGTGGTGAGCTGGTCCGCGTGGTGCGCCACACCGAACGCCTGGGGGATGGGCTGGCTCGCCATGTAGAGCCGCTCGGCGGCGCGGCGCGGCAGGGGGTGGTAGGCGAACGTGCCGTGGACGCGGCCGTCGACTCCCATCGGCCGGGCGTCGAACCGGGCGACCGTGGCGAGGCGGTAGGGCTCCCCGCCGTGGCTGGCCAGCAGCGCGATCTCGGTGATGCGGCGGGCGCCGTCGGCGAAGCGGGTGAGCTGGACGAGGACGTCGACGGCGCTGTTGATCTGGTCGTGCAGCGCGACGAAGGGGATCTCCACGTCGGACATGGAGGCCAGGGTCTGGAGCCGGGTGAGGGCGTCCTCGGCGCTGTTGGCGTGGACGGTGGCGAGGGAGCCGTCGTGTCCGGTGGACATGGCCTGGAGCATGTCGAGGGACTCGCCGCCGCGGACCTCGCCGACGACGATGCGGTCGGGGCGCATGCGCAGGGAGTTGCGGACGAGGTCGCGGATGGTGACCCGGCCCTTGCCCTCGACGTTGGGCGGGCGCGCTTCCAGGCGGATGACGTGGGACTGCTGGAGCTGGAGTTCGGCCGAGTCCTCGATGGTGATGATGCGGTCGGTCTCGGGGATGAGACCGGACAGGGCGTTGAGCAGGGTGGTCTTCCCGGTGCCGGTGGCCCCGGAGACGATGATGTTGAAGCGGGCCCGGACCAGTCCGGCGAGCAGGTACAGCATGTTCTCGTCGAGCGAGCCGAGGCCGATCAGCTCCTGGAGGGTGAAGGAGCGGGGGAAGCGGCGGATGGTGAGGGTGGCGCCGCCCAGCGACAGCGGCGGGATGATGACGTTGACGCGTTCGCCGCTGGGCAGTCGGGCGTCGACCATGGGGTGGGACTCGTCGACGCGGCGGTTGACGGTGGAGACGATGCGCTCGATGGTCTGCATGAGCTGGTCGTGCGAGGCGAAGCGCAGCGGGAGTTGTTCGACCCGGCCGTCGCGCTCGACGAAGATGGCGTCGGGGCCGTTGACCATGATCTCGGTGATCGAGGGGTCTTCGAGGAGCGGTTCGAGGATGCCGAGTCCGAGTGCCTCGTCGACGACGCGGCGGATGAGCTGGGCGCGTTCGGCGGTGGAGAGGACCGGGCCCTCGCGGCTGATGAGGTGGCCGAGGACGCGTTCGAGCCGGGACCGGCGCTCGGCCGTGGTCAGCGAGCTCATCTCCGCGAGGTCGATCTCTTCCAGGAGCTTGGCCCGGTAGGAGGCGACGAGGTGTCCGTCCTGGCCCCGGCTGCCGTTCTCCTCCGGGGAGTGGATGCGTGCGCGCAGGCTCATGCGTCCGGTGCTCCTTGCTCCTCGTGCGCGGAGGTGGTGGGGGTGCTGGTGGGGGCGGTGGGGCTGGTGGGGGCGGTGGGGTTGACGCGGTTCACACCGCTCGCCCTGTTTCTGCGGCTTGCGCTGTTCACATGGTCCGTATGGTTCACACGACCTGCGCGGCTCACCCCGTTCACGCCGTTCGCGCCGTTCACGCCGTTCGCTTCGTTCACGCGATGCGCAGCGTGCAGGCGGTTCACGCCGTACGGTGGGTTCACTTCGGGCACCTGGTTCACACCGCGCGGACGGTTCACAGCGTGAACGCAACTCGCGCAATGCACATAGCGCGCGGCGTACGCCTCGCTTCGGCGGTCCGCGCGGTACACATGGCTCATACGGTTCACATGGTTCGGGGAGTTCACGGAGTTCACACCGTCCGCTGCGTACACGGGATTCACGTCGCACACCGGGTTCACACCGACCGCCCGGTTCACACCGACCGCCTGGTTCATGCGATTCACACTGTTCACGCAGCGTAGGAAGTTCACACCTTTCAGGCGGTTCACACGACTGAAGTGGCGTTCCTCGTTCACACCGCGCGGCTTCACATCCCGCAGCTTCACCACCCCCAGCTCGCTGCCGGCGCTCCCTGTGCTCACACCACCCACGTCCGTCACCCGCCCGTCGGGTGGTCGAGCGGCATCGTGGCCGTCCTCGTCGCGGTGCCGAAGTCCCAGCCGGGGACGACGGACGGTATGACGATGCTCGCCGTGACGGTCACCGCGTCCCCGTCGTACGAGGGCGGGCAGTTCGTTCCGTCGGCCAGCCAGGAGCTGACGGCCCGTGCGCAGGCGTCCTGTGCGCTCAACTCGAGCGAGGCGCCGCGAGCACCGGCGCGGGCGGCGGTGCCGGCCTGCTGGGCGGTGTAGGCGATCAGTCCGAGCTGGACGCCGGCGAGGGCGACCAGGAGCAGGATCGGCAGGAAGCCGAGGTACTCGATGGCCACCTGGCCCCGGTCCCGGCCCCGTTCCCGGTCCCGGTCCCGTTCCCGGCCCCGTTCCCTTTCTCGGTCCCGGTTCCGTTCCCGTTCTCGGTCCCGCTCCCGCTCCCGGTCTCGGTCACGGTCACTGTCACGGTCTCGGTGCGGGCGGGTGCGTGGCCGCTGGGCGTACGGCATCTCAGTCGTCCTCCTCCTCGACGGCGCCGGCGTGCCCCGTGACGTCGAAGGGGAAGCCGATCGTGCCCGGGAAGAGGATGGGGACCCTGAGCCGTACGTCGGCGGTGACGTAGCCGCCGCCGGTCGCGCACCGCACGTCGGCGCCCCCTTCCCACGCGCCCGGCAGTTTGTCCCGGCCGGCGTCCTGGCAGGCGCCCTGCCGTGCTCCGCGGCCGGCCGCAGTGGCCGCTCGTACCGCCTCGTCCGCAGCATTCCCCGCGAGGGTGAACGTGTACCCCACGAGGACGAGTTGCCACAGGACCACCAGCGTGGCGAGGATCGCCGGGAGCATGCCGAGGAACTCGACGGTGACCTGACCCCGGTCTCCGCCCCTGTCCACTCGGGGCCTGCTCCCCCGGCCCCGGCCCCAACCTCGGCGCCAGTCCCCGCCCGGACTCCGGCTCAATCCCCGGCTCAGTCCCCGGCCAAGCCGCTCACCCCGGCTCACGTACAGGCTCCCGTCCAGACACCGGCCCATGCACTGCTCGCCCCGGCTCGCGTCCCGGCCCCCGCCCACGGCCCGCACCAGGTCCCCGACCAGCCCCGTACCCCGGCCCTCGTACCGGTCCCGTGCCCGGCCCCGCTCGTCAACCGGGCTCTGCCCCGGTCCCCGTCCGGGCTCCTCTCCGGACCTCGGCCCAGCCCCTCGCCGCCCGCCTCCGTTCCGCTGCCCACCGCGGCCCCCGTGCCAGCCGTCGTCCCAGCCTCGCCCTCGCGAGGCGGCCCGGCGGTTCATCCGCCACCGTCCTCGCGCCGGCGGAATCCGGCCCCGCCCAGCTCGCGCCGGCCACCCCGGCCGCCGGGCCCACTCAGCTCACCCGTCCCACCTGGCTCACCACGCCCACCGCCACCGAGTCCACCCCCGTCACCGCGCCCACCCAGGGCACCACTGTCCCCCCGCCCTCCCCCGCCACTGCCGCCACTGCCGCCACTGCCGCCACTGCCGCCACCACTGTCACCCCGCCCCCGCATGCCCCGCACGCCGCTCAGGCCCCGCGTGCCCCGCGCCCCCCGGTCTCCGCGGAAGCGGCCGGGCTTGGGGGCGTTCTCCTGGGCCTGGACCAGGCCGAGTTCGGCGGCGAGCGTCCACAGGGCCTGCCGTACGGTGCTCTTGCCGTCGAGGTCGTGGACGCGGCCGGCGTCCACCGCGGCCTGGAGTTCCTTGAAGTGGGCGGGGACGGTGGTGCCGGCGACCTGTGTGCCGGTGATGCGCCGGATCAGCGGGGGCTGGATCTCCGTGCCCCGGGTGTGGCGGTTGACGACGACGGTGGTCTCCTCGGCCTTGCGGATCTGGAGGCGGTCCCACATGCGCACCGCCCGTTTGGCGCCGCGGACGGCGACCACGTCGGGGGTGGTGACCAGGAGCGCGTGGTCGGCGCTCTCGACGGCGGCGGCGCCGGCGCCGCCGAGCTGGGCGCCGCAGTCGACGACGACGACCTCGTAGCGCGAGCGCAGGGCGGCGATGACCTGGCGGGCGCCGTGGTCGGTGACGTCCTCGCCGCGTTCGCCCTCGCCGGGGGCGAGGAGCAGCGCGAGGCCGGTGTCGTGGCGGAAGACCGCGTCGGCGAGGACGCGCGGGGAGATGTCGGCGATGGCGGCCAGGTCGGCGACCGACCGGCGGAACTGCACGTCGAGGTAGGAGGCGACGTCGCCGGTCTGGAGGTCCATGTCGACGAGGGCGGTGGGCCGTCCGGACGCCTGCGCGGCGAGGGCGAGGTGGATGGCGGTGAGGGTGGTGCCGACGCCACCCTTGGCGCCGCTGACGGTGACGAGGGTGCCGCCGGGCCCGTCGAACACCTCGACGGCGCTGCCCAGGTGGCGGCGCATGCCCGCCGACCACTGGGCCACCGCGCGGACCCGGGCCGCGAGTTCCTCGTGTCCGAGGGGGAGGGCGAGCAGGCCGCGGGCGCCGTGGTCCATGGCGGCCTGGAAGAGGCCGGGTCCGGCGTCGGTGGTGACGAGGATGACGCCGACGGCGGGGAAGCGCAGGGCGATCTCGCGGATCAGTTCCAGGGCGGGGACGGGCCCGATCCGCTCGTGGACGACCACCACCTCGGGCAGGTCGTCGACGGACGCGGCGGCCATGCGGGCGAGGGTGTCGACGAGCTGGGTGGAGTCGGTCACCGGGGCGGCGGGTTCGGCGTCCGGGAGCCGGCCGAGCAGGGCGGTGAGGGACCGGAGGGCGTCCGCGTCGCCGGCCGCCGGGAGGATCCGCGTGGGCATGGGGGCTCTCACTTGTCCTTCGCGAGCTCGTACGTGCGGTCCTCGTCCGGGACCGTGGGGTCGCCGCCGGGTGCCACGAGCGCGAGCCGGACCCGCTGGGCGAACGACTCGGCGTAGGTGAGGCGCTGGGCGTCGAGGGTGGACAGGGCGAAGGTGATGGGCACGGCCTCGGTGGCGCGGCGGGCGCGGTTGCCGGCGTCGGGTTCCAGCGAGGTCAGTTCGCCGACGTCGATGACGCGGGCGTCGGTCACGATGATCTTGGACTGGGCCGGAGTGTTCTTCCGGTCGCCCTCGAAGGTGGCGTACACGTTCACGGTGGAGCCGGGCGTGATCTTGCCGGCGACGCCGGTCGCCGCGTCGATCATGATGGCGACCTCCTGTTCCCCCGGGCGCAGGGCGGGCTGGTCGACGACCATGTCGCTCTGGAGCAGGGAGCCCTTCTTGAGGGTGGTGACGGCGATCTTGCCGCGGATGCCGGAGAGGTCGGTGACGGCGTTGTCGGAGAGCCAGCGCTCGGGCATGCCGATCCGCTCGAACTGGTCGGCGCCGAGGGCGGTGTAGGGCGGCACGTCGGCCTTGACGCGGTAGGCGGTGACCTCGGGACCGACCTTGGACTTGACGTCGCCTATGACGGAGAGGACCCCGGCGAAGGCGGCGAGGGCGCAGAGGACCGACAGGATCAGCAGGATGACGCCGCGGCGCTGACGGGAGTTCATGAGCCGTGCAACCTCGTTGGGGTTCGGTCGGGCCGGTCGGGGGGCGGATGCGGGGCGGGCGCGCTCAGCCGGTGAGCATGCGGTGTCCCGGGGTGATCTGCCGCGGGGCGCGGTGCCGGCCGCGGGGGTCGTCCTCGTGGACCGGCGCGGTCGCGGAACAGAACACGCAGCGGTCGCCGATGACGTCGATGCCGCACCAGTGGCAGGTGGTCCGGCGTACCGAGGTGACCAGTTGGTAGAGGACCGAGAGGTCGGGGAGGTAGGCGCAGAACTCGGTGATCCGGCCGGTGCCCCACCAGGCGGGCGACTCGGCGGGCAGCGGGGTCTCGCGCAGGCCGAGGATCCTCCAGGAGGGGGCGAGGGTGCCGGTGACCCAGTCGCCCGGGAGCCGGCCGCGGGCGACCAGCAGCCAGGTGCCGAACTCGGGCCCGGAGAGGGCGGCTTCGGGGCCGATCCGGACGAGCTGTGGTTCGGGGTGGGCGACGACGCCGAACTGGCTGCCCGGCATCCAGGACTTGGCGTGGGCCTTGAGGCCGACGGGGACGTGGTCGAGCCGGGCGACGGAGCCGAGGACCGCGCCGGCGTGGAGGTAGTGGGTGAGCAGCCGGCCGGCGGAGGCGAGGACGCCGGGGCCGAGGTCGCAGGAGGCGAGTTGCCGTAACTGGCGGGCGAGGACGGCGAGGGCGAGCGGGGGCAGGGCGGGCCGGAAGAGGGCGATGCGGTCGCTCTCCAGGAGGGCGCGGATGGTGCGCAGCCGGCGCTCGGCGGCGGGGGCGGCCAGGGAGCTGACGACGATGAGGTGTCCGTGCTGGTCGAGCAGGGCCTGCACCTCGGCGAGCGCCTGTTCGAGGGGGCGCCGGTGCACGTCCTGGAGGACGATCGCGGGCAGCGTCCGTTCGTCCTGCGGCGGCAGCGCCATGTCGGCGCTGGTCACGGCAATGGCAGTTGGCACGCGCGGCTCCCCGTCTCCCCATGCCCGTCGGTGCGCCGGGGCAACTCCGGCGCACCCGGATGACTTCACTGCGTGACTACGTGAGCACTGTAACCACGGCCCGGGTGCCCGAGAACAGCGTTTCCGCACCTGCCGGACAACTTGTGACCGGCACGGTCCGGCAAACCGGGGCAGGGTGAGCATTTCCCGGGTGATCGCCCTCTCAACCCCTCCGCCCCTGGGGCCGGTCCGCTCCCCGCGCCCACCAAGTGCACGAGGGGAGGGTCGAGTTGGTCTGGACCTACCTCTTGACACCTCAATTGGTCTGGACCACCTTGTACTCGAGCGGTGGCCACCGCCCGCCCGCACCACAGCCCCGCCTCCCCCCACGTCGTCTCTCCCCTCACGCCACCCTGCCCTTCCCCCTCTCCCCCACCCCTTTCCCGTTCCCCTGTTCCCTGTTCCCTGTTCCCTCTCCCCTTCTCCCTCAGCCCTGTACCCGCCCCCTCTCCCCGCTTCTCCCCACTCTTCCCGGAGGTCCCTGTGGAGCCCGCACCCAGACGGCACGGACGTCGCATCCGCATCTGGTCCGGAGCGGTGACCGCCGCCCTGGCCCTCGGCGTGACCGCCGTCGGCCCGGCGTCCGCCGCGGACGTGAACAACGCCCGCAACGCCGGCTTCGAGTCCGGCCTGAGCGACTGGACCTGTTCCGCGAACAGCGGGACGACCGTCTCCTCCCCCGCCCGCACCGGCTCGGCCGCGCTGAAGGCCACCCCGGCCGCGCAGGACAACGCCCAGTGCTCCCAGACGGTCAAGGTGCGGCCCGACTCCACCTACGACCTGAGCGCCTGGGTGCAGGGCGGCTACGCCTACCTCGGCGTGACGGGCACCGGCACCACCGACGTGTCCACCTGGACCCCCGACTCGTCCTCCTGGAAGCAGCTCCGGACCAGCTTCCGGACCGGCCCCTCCACCACCTCCGTGACCGTCTACACGCACGGCTGGTACGGCCAGTCCGCGTACTACGTCGACGACGTCGCGGTCCAGGGCCCCGACGGCGGCGACGGCGGCGGCAACGGCCCCTCGGTCCCGGGCGCCCCCGCCGGACTGAACGTCTCCGGTACGACGTCCTCCTCGGTGACGCTGGCCTGGAACGCGGTCTCCGGCGCCACCGGCTACACCGTCTACCGCGACGGCGCCAAGGTCACCTCCGTGACCGGCACCTCCACCACCGTGAGCGGCCTCGCGGCCGACACCTCGTACTCCTTCCAGGTCGCCGCGACCAACGCGGCCGGCGAGTCGCCCAAGTCGGCGGCGGTCTCCGGCCGCACCGCGCCGAAGGACAACGGGGGCGGCAACAACGGCACCCTGCCCAAGCACGCCCTGACCGGCTACTGGCAGAACTTCGACAACGG
This genomic window contains:
- a CDS encoding Flp family type IVb pilin, with the protein product MTNWLRTIAAHLHPRTAHDDRGQTAVEYLGIIAVVVAIVLAITGTDIGQSIYNAITDKITEVTGGG
- a CDS encoding DUF5936 domain-containing protein codes for the protein MGLLLALLMGLGVWGAFAGIRMYRADAKLPDDLALALEVGSTRTGAVGSLIDRMGMRYAPAVLRLMGPRQVAKYRRRIDLAGNPGGLTIDRYAARRAVYGFLGGLGFLVFLLRGQFLVALLLLAFGAFWTEVGIRSAIRVRRDVIERTLPDFLDVLAVVVGAGLGFRQALDRVATHYEGPWADELRITLRQMDLGMSRRQAFAELRRRNDSEQVAMFVTALQQGEELGAPIVDTLVALARDMRRTDAQNARRKAARAVPKATMMITTFMVPATMILLGAGLILGSGTDFGTLTGE
- a CDS encoding type II secretion system F family protein is translated as MELETLVTLTTGITLLTCVLAVVGVHSYAAGRAQRQALVERLSASGHPPPPGRRRHFPGLDRRLRRTRPGRGLERRLAATGLDITPGEFTVALLATVAGLWLVGQAALAPFFGPLAGLLGLWAALQFLDWQRRRRIERFIAQLPELARILANATQAGLALRTAIGMAAEELEAPAGEELGKVADQLALGASMEDALGELAERLPSRELVVLVTTLVLSNRAGGQVVGALRNLTDTLEERKETRREVRTQLSQVNMTSYAVPLLGVGSLFLMNGVKDGALERMTGSPAGQAAVIVAFGLYAVGFVLIRRLSRIDV
- a CDS encoding CpaF family protein; the encoded protein is MSLRARIHSPEENGSRGQDGHLVASYRAKLLEEIDLAEMSSLTTAERRSRLERVLGHLISREGPVLSTAERAQLIRRVVDEALGLGILEPLLEDPSITEIMVNGPDAIFVERDGRVEQLPLRFASHDQLMQTIERIVSTVNRRVDESHPMVDARLPSGERVNVIIPPLSLGGATLTIRRFPRSFTLQELIGLGSLDENMLYLLAGLVRARFNIIVSGATGTGKTTLLNALSGLIPETDRIITIEDSAELQLQQSHVIRLEARPPNVEGKGRVTIRDLVRNSLRMRPDRIVVGEVRGGESLDMLQAMSTGHDGSLATVHANSAEDALTRLQTLASMSDVEIPFVALHDQINSAVDVLVQLTRFADGARRITEIALLASHGGEPYRLATVARFDARPMGVDGRVHGTFAYHPLPRRAAERLYMASQPIPQAFGVAHHADQLTTREAR
- a CDS encoding TadE/TadG family type IV pilus assembly protein, which produces MAIEYLGFLPILLLVALAGVQLGLIAYTAQQAGTAARAGARGASLELSAQDACARAVSSWLADGTNCPPSYDGDAVTVTASIVIPSVVPGWDFGTATRTATMPLDHPTGG
- a CDS encoding pilus assembly protein, yielding MLPAILATLVVLWQLVLVGYTFTLAGNAADEAVRAATAAGRGARQGACQDAGRDKLPGAWEGGADVRCATGGGYVTADVRLRVPILFPGTIGFPFDVTGHAGAVEEEDD
- a CDS encoding cellulose synthase operon protein YhjQ/BcsQ; amino-acid sequence: MPTRILPAAGDADALRSLTALLGRLPDAEPAAPVTDSTQLVDTLARMAAASVDDLPEVVVVHERIGPVPALELIREIALRFPAVGVILVTTDAGPGLFQAAMDHGARGLLALPLGHEELAARVRAVAQWSAGMRRHLGSAVEVFDGPGGTLVTVSGAKGGVGTTLTAIHLALAAQASGRPTALVDMDLQTGDVASYLDVQFRRSVADLAAIADISPRVLADAVFRHDTGLALLLAPGEGERGEDVTDHGARQVIAALRSRYEVVVVDCGAQLGGAGAAAVESADHALLVTTPDVVAVRGAKRAVRMWDRLQIRKAEETTVVVNRHTRGTEIQPPLIRRITGTQVAGTTVPAHFKELQAAVDAGRVHDLDGKSTVRQALWTLAAELGLVQAQENAPKPGRFRGDRGARGTRGLSGVRGMRGRGDSGGGSGGSGGSGGSGGGGRGDSGALGGRGDGGGLGGGGRGEPGGTGELSGPGGRGGRRELGGAGFRRREDGGG
- the cpaB gene encoding Flp pilus assembly protein CpaB, giving the protein MNSRQRRGVILLILSVLCALAAFAGVLSVIGDVKSKVGPEVTAYRVKADVPPYTALGADQFERIGMPERWLSDNAVTDLSGIRGKIAVTTLKKGSLLQSDMVVDQPALRPGEQEVAIMIDAATGVAGKITPGSTVNVYATFEGDRKNTPAQSKIIVTDARVIDVGELTSLEPDAGNRARRATEAVPITFALSTLDAQRLTYAESFAQRVRLALVAPGGDPTVPDEDRTYELAKDK
- a CDS encoding glycoside hydrolase family 18 protein; amino-acid sequence: MEPAPRRHGRRIRIWSGAVTAALALGVTAVGPASAADVNNARNAGFESGLSDWTCSANSGTTVSSPARTGSAALKATPAAQDNAQCSQTVKVRPDSTYDLSAWVQGGYAYLGVTGTGTTDVSTWTPDSSSWKQLRTSFRTGPSTTSVTVYTHGWYGQSAYYVDDVAVQGPDGGDGGGNGPSVPGAPAGLNVSGTTSSSVTLAWNAVSGATGYTVYRDGAKVTSVTGTSTTVSGLAADTSYSFQVAATNAAGESPKSAAVSGRTAPKDNGGGNNGTLPKHALTGYWQNFDNGATVQRLSDVPAAYDIIAVSFADATPTPGAVTFNLDTAGLRGYTVDQFKADIRAKQAAGKKVIISVGGEKGTVSVNTAASATNFANSVHALMQEYGFDGVDIDLENGLNPTYMTQALRALSAKAGPSMVLTMAPQTIDMQSTSGGYFQTALNVKDILTVVNMQYYNSGSMLGCDGKVYSQGTVDFLTALACIQLEGGLDASQVGLGLPASTRAAGGGYVAPSVVNNALDCLTKGTNCGSFKPSKTYPDLRGAMTWSTNWDATAGNAWSNAVGAHVHALP